From Gimesia panareensis, the proteins below share one genomic window:
- a CDS encoding carboxypeptidase regulatory-like domain-containing protein, with protein MTGLLRPTVLLPASILSSLSAGELELILAHELAHIRRHDLWVNLLQRLAEVVLFFNPALWYLSHRISLLREYCCDEMTCQNNTNEHRPLTEARVAYSTALLRVAELAHRSRLSEQQLTSLSAAGRSPSEIRRRVARLFGEPLNEPLPVSRGGIFTLLILMTALPVILFLTTATAQTAEQKPPADKGDVKTADSNPETDSERLFQLKVVDPAGKPVPHVTVEIRSDPAPTAKQIVRGKYLRKATYGPFAQTNDQGELFIKIPHEMKRFNLSIKKRGFGPYWAGWNVSEYPQAVPDEFTAILDQGWSVGGIVVDEAGKPIKGAKVSPSVKFKKRPGDTSTLGVGTKLTTDAEGRWRYDFVPGSKPDLHIDVNHPDFRSWRGRLSRGKYGLKPDQSPTQQTVLKRGLSFTGTVTDENGKPIAGALIRTKFLNDKRKATTDEHGVYVLSGCEPSLVRVVASAKGRALEMQEVRVSPDMDPVDFVLKPGGHIRIRVVDEQGKGIPKARIFFQRWRGRIDYFEFDHIGQYADKNGVWEWNEAPLDEFRADICRPGGMQLSEEPLVAREKEYVFTPPRALVVSGRVVDAKTKQPIKKFLVTPGLRNSNPRIGMNWIPRDSFEATDGTYRVRLTHDYPAHLVRIEAPGYQMAISRDIQTDEGQINVDFALKPAGDIAATILTPDKKPASNAKVALGVKGSQISVENGKIDDSSTNATQVRADEKGRFHFSARQEPWQLVITHPAGFAHYKSDSGPLPDPLLLTPWARVEGVFKIGEKPGANLPLTIMTQVTLSYGKDEPNIFTHHDVTSDQLGRYVFQRVWPGKGRINRRPMLHGTNGAMEVTSAIRIPLQLVPGKTITQDIGGTGRVVTGKLAPPEKFKGKPLWQFAMIDGRRFLNPPPGIMSAEDLQKDPLKFREWFKKWKESDNFEAEKVIYQNYKDAREKLLAESPSFFATVGSDGSFRIDDVPPGNYALSVDFYQNRVGRLKNYIFTVPPADQSEPAESVDLGTLNLE; from the coding sequence GTGACAGGCCTGCTCCGGCCGACAGTACTGCTGCCAGCCTCCATATTGAGCAGTCTCTCCGCTGGCGAACTGGAACTGATTCTGGCCCACGAACTGGCTCACATCAGACGACATGATCTATGGGTCAATCTCCTGCAGCGTCTGGCGGAAGTGGTTCTGTTTTTCAATCCGGCACTCTGGTACCTCAGCCACCGCATCAGCCTGCTCCGCGAATACTGTTGTGATGAAATGACCTGCCAGAATAATACCAACGAACACCGTCCGCTCACAGAGGCACGCGTAGCCTACTCAACGGCTCTACTCCGGGTTGCGGAGCTGGCACATCGGAGCCGGCTTTCCGAACAGCAACTGACCTCGCTCTCCGCTGCCGGCAGATCGCCGTCGGAAATACGCCGCCGCGTTGCACGTCTGTTCGGAGAGCCGCTGAACGAACCGCTGCCCGTTTCGCGGGGCGGCATCTTTACGCTGCTGATCTTGATGACCGCCCTGCCGGTAATCTTATTTCTCACGACAGCCACGGCGCAGACCGCTGAGCAGAAACCACCTGCTGACAAAGGAGACGTTAAAACAGCTGACTCAAATCCGGAAACGGATTCAGAAAGGCTCTTTCAACTGAAAGTCGTCGATCCTGCCGGCAAACCGGTGCCCCATGTGACGGTCGAGATCCGCAGCGATCCTGCCCCGACCGCAAAACAGATTGTTCGCGGCAAGTACTTACGCAAAGCGACTTACGGCCCATTCGCCCAGACGAACGATCAGGGAGAACTCTTCATCAAAATCCCACACGAGATGAAGCGGTTTAACCTCAGCATCAAAAAACGGGGGTTCGGTCCTTACTGGGCCGGTTGGAATGTCAGCGAATACCCGCAGGCCGTACCTGACGAATTTACCGCGATCCTCGATCAAGGCTGGTCGGTCGGGGGCATCGTGGTTGACGAAGCGGGTAAGCCGATCAAAGGTGCGAAAGTCTCTCCCAGCGTGAAATTCAAAAAACGTCCTGGCGATACCAGCACATTGGGGGTCGGTACGAAACTCACTACCGACGCGGAAGGACGCTGGCGCTATGATTTTGTTCCGGGATCAAAACCGGATCTGCACATTGATGTGAATCATCCCGATTTTCGTTCCTGGAGAGGACGACTCTCGCGGGGCAAATATGGCCTCAAGCCAGACCAGAGTCCGACGCAACAGACCGTCCTCAAACGGGGCCTGTCATTCACAGGCACCGTGACGGATGAAAACGGGAAACCGATCGCCGGTGCCCTGATCCGCACCAAATTTCTGAATGACAAGCGCAAAGCAACTACCGACGAGCATGGCGTCTATGTACTTTCAGGATGCGAACCGAGTCTCGTGCGCGTGGTCGCCTCTGCAAAAGGTCGTGCCCTGGAAATGCAGGAAGTCCGCGTCTCTCCAGACATGGACCCCGTCGATTTCGTCCTGAAGCCAGGCGGGCATATTCGGATCCGCGTAGTCGATGAACAGGGGAAAGGGATCCCGAAAGCACGTATCTTCTTCCAGCGCTGGCGAGGGCGGATCGACTATTTTGAGTTTGACCACATCGGCCAGTACGCCGACAAAAACGGTGTCTGGGAATGGAACGAAGCCCCCCTTGATGAATTCCGGGCTGATATCTGCCGTCCTGGGGGAATGCAACTTTCGGAAGAACCATTGGTCGCCCGGGAAAAAGAATACGTCTTCACTCCCCCTCGTGCGCTGGTCGTCTCCGGTCGCGTCGTTGATGCCAAAACAAAACAGCCCATCAAAAAATTCCTCGTCACACCGGGTCTGCGTAACAGCAACCCTCGTATCGGGATGAACTGGATTCCCCGAGACAGCTTTGAAGCCACCGACGGCACATACCGTGTCCGGCTGACTCATGATTATCCTGCCCACCTGGTACGGATTGAAGCCCCCGGCTATCAAATGGCGATTTCACGCGACATTCAAACCGATGAAGGTCAAATCAACGTCGACTTCGCGTTGAAACCAGCCGGAGATATCGCTGCGACCATTCTGACGCCGGACAAAAAACCTGCCTCCAATGCCAAAGTCGCGCTCGGCGTCAAAGGTTCCCAGATCAGCGTCGAAAACGGCAAAATCGACGATAGTTCTACGAATGCCACACAAGTCCGTGCCGATGAAAAAGGCCGTTTCCACTTTTCCGCGCGTCAGGAACCCTGGCAACTGGTGATCACACACCCTGCCGGCTTCGCCCACTACAAGTCCGACTCCGGCCCACTTCCTGACCCACTCTTGTTGACCCCCTGGGCACGTGTGGAAGGCGTATTCAAAATCGGAGAGAAACCCGGGGCTAATCTGCCCCTCACGATCATGACCCAGGTCACTTTGTCCTATGGTAAGGATGAGCCTAATATTTTCACTCATCACGATGTGACCTCAGACCAGTTGGGGAGATACGTATTTCAACGGGTCTGGCCCGGGAAAGGTCGTATCAACCGCCGACCCATGCTGCACGGGACAAACGGTGCCATGGAAGTGACCTCGGCAATCCGGATCCCCCTCCAGCTGGTTCCCGGGAAAACCATTACCCAGGACATCGGCGGTACGGGCCGGGTTGTGACTGGCAAACTGGCTCCCCCTGAAAAGTTCAAAGGAAAACCCCTCTGGCAGTTCGCCATGATTGACGGACGGCGCTTTCTGAATCCACCTCCCGGGATCATGTCGGCCGAAGACCTCCAGAAAGATCCCCTGAAGTTCCGTGAATGGTTCAAGAAATGGAAAGAATCTGATAACTTTGAGGCAGAAAAAGTCATCTACCAGAACTATAAGGACGCGAGAGAAAAATTACTCGCCGAATCTCCCAGTTTTTTCGCGACTGTGGGCAGTGACGGTTCCTTCCGCATCGACGATGTGCCGCCGGGAAACTATGCGCTGAGTGTCGACTTTTACCAGAACCGCGTTGGAAGGCTCAAAAATTATATCTTCACCGTTCCCCCGGCTGATCAGTCAGAGCCTGCGGAATCCGTCGACCTGGGCACACTCAACCTGGAATAA
- a CDS encoding BlaI/MecI/CopY family transcriptional regulator, whose product MARPVSEHPTDLELEILKILWSTSPLTVREVRDQLETSAARPLTHSSVITILNIMYRKGYVKREKAGKSFQFSPAQEKQAITGSIMGDLLTRVFEGSSTDLVLNLLETAELDSDELTELRKLITRKAKELKQ is encoded by the coding sequence ATGGCACGTCCCGTCTCCGAACATCCGACCGATCTCGAGTTGGAAATACTTAAGATCCTGTGGTCAACCTCCCCGCTTACCGTGCGTGAAGTGCGGGATCAACTCGAAACCAGTGCCGCCCGGCCTCTGACTCACAGCTCTGTGATCACGATCTTAAATATCATGTATCGCAAGGGTTATGTGAAACGCGAAAAAGCCGGCAAGTCGTTTCAGTTCTCCCCGGCTCAGGAAAAGCAGGCCATTACCGGCAGCATCATGGGCGACCTTCTGACACGCGTCTTTGAAGGATCTTCAACGGACCTGGTGCTGAATCTCCTCGAAACGGCTGAGCTGGACTCTGATGAGCTCACCGAACTCCGCAAGCTGATCACACGCAAGGCAAAGGAGCTGAAACAATGA
- a CDS encoding alpha/beta hydrolase — MLAFTLMTAGTTVADDSGMLLEESFETGTTAPEHWKQGARLPGVRYVYDKGRGKTGKRSLSLQKSAKRYFPIAQWYRLLPCDGKAQTLEISCQVKAEQATKAIIDVQFLDQNQKLKGHQWACYIGAKQAGDGPVTHDWKEYTGEVSVPANTSQLVIGLQIYGPGKVWFDDLQVKLKGEGTAATSKSPQTRKVKVGDKAGEYLLIAPEKKNSSEKTQPLLIVLPGGDGSADFHPFVKRIYENALNDQFILVQPLARKWTDSQQIVWPTSDSKTPGIGYTTEELIAAIIKALEKNYQLDQKQIYLLAWSSGGPAAYATLLQKDSPVSGALIAMSVFKPEQLPDPANARKRSIFLLHSPQDRICPYWMAEQAQDQLTKAGLRITLVNYPGGHGWKGNVYGNIREGIHWLQQAP, encoded by the coding sequence ATGCTCGCTTTCACCCTGATGACTGCAGGCACCACGGTTGCCGACGACTCGGGAATGCTGCTCGAAGAGAGTTTCGAAACGGGAACCACAGCTCCCGAGCACTGGAAGCAGGGAGCCCGCCTGCCCGGTGTCCGCTATGTGTATGATAAAGGCCGAGGTAAAACCGGCAAACGCAGTCTCTCTCTGCAGAAGTCCGCGAAACGCTATTTCCCCATTGCCCAGTGGTACCGCCTGCTCCCCTGCGATGGCAAAGCCCAGACCCTGGAAATCAGCTGCCAGGTGAAAGCAGAGCAGGCTACGAAGGCCATCATTGATGTGCAGTTTCTGGATCAAAACCAGAAACTGAAAGGTCATCAATGGGCCTGCTACATCGGTGCCAAACAGGCCGGTGATGGACCTGTGACACATGACTGGAAAGAGTATACCGGCGAAGTCTCCGTGCCGGCGAATACGAGTCAACTCGTCATCGGTCTGCAGATCTATGGTCCTGGAAAAGTCTGGTTTGACGACCTGCAGGTGAAGCTCAAGGGGGAAGGCACCGCTGCCACTTCAAAGTCTCCCCAAACACGGAAGGTGAAAGTGGGAGATAAAGCAGGAGAGTACCTGCTGATTGCGCCGGAGAAAAAAAACTCTTCCGAAAAAACGCAGCCTCTGTTAATCGTCCTGCCCGGCGGAGACGGTTCTGCCGACTTCCACCCCTTCGTGAAACGCATCTATGAAAATGCACTCAACGATCAATTTATCCTCGTACAACCCCTGGCCAGAAAATGGACCGACTCACAACAGATTGTCTGGCCGACTTCGGACAGTAAAACGCCAGGCATCGGCTATACTACAGAGGAACTGATTGCTGCCATCATTAAAGCCCTGGAAAAAAACTATCAGCTGGATCAAAAACAGATCTACCTGCTCGCCTGGTCGTCCGGCGGCCCAGCCGCTTACGCCACACTCCTGCAAAAAGACTCTCCCGTCAGCGGTGCATTGATTGCCATGTCCGTCTTCAAACCCGAACAACTGCCTGATCCCGCGAACGCGCGCAAACGCAGCATCTTTCTGCTGCACTCACCCCAGGACCGAATCTGCCCCTACTGGATGGCGGAGCAGGCACAGGACCAGTTGACCAAAGCCGGACTGCGGATCACCCTGGTCAATTATCCGGGCGGTCATGGCTGGAAAGGGAACGTGTATGGCAACATCCGCGAGGGCATCCACTGGCTGCAGCAAGCTCCCTGA
- a CDS encoding carboxypeptidase-like regulatory domain-containing protein, translating into MIRIWFNTLLAYLQAPLQTHADRERQEIREEIAFHLSASAEAHQQGGKDPRQSQMLALEEFGDTNHIEQECCNVSLSQHFFWHRLHQLLTLVLIAAVGYFCWFLISDRGTQPAKSATLAPSGFTIAETNGNLTGKVVDTAGEPVSGAHVLAVVKTWPGGAFRQNSFAALTDEEGTFQIDSVYPPGEKYAVQIAAIAEDYLFQSQYISLRQGSLEPFRFELQQSTPLRLRFETEAGAPLEGVSAFPFERTEKNGPEHCIYFCSAKPIIRTSDGEGMVSLSHFQPEEQASVYVRFPGQEWETRQLVIPRGSEPLIITPTDSNQAEGG; encoded by the coding sequence ATGATTCGCATCTGGTTCAACACACTGCTGGCTTATCTACAGGCGCCTCTGCAAACGCACGCCGACCGGGAACGACAGGAAATCCGTGAAGAAATCGCCTTCCATCTTTCCGCCAGTGCGGAAGCACATCAGCAGGGAGGCAAAGATCCGCGTCAGTCGCAAATGCTGGCTCTGGAAGAGTTTGGCGATACAAATCATATAGAACAGGAATGCTGTAACGTTTCGCTGTCTCAGCACTTTTTCTGGCACCGCCTGCATCAGTTGCTGACCCTGGTCCTGATTGCCGCTGTGGGTTATTTCTGCTGGTTCCTGATTTCAGATCGGGGAACTCAACCAGCCAAGTCCGCCACTCTGGCCCCCTCGGGTTTTACCATTGCGGAAACCAACGGCAATCTCACCGGAAAGGTGGTCGATACCGCAGGCGAACCTGTTTCCGGCGCGCATGTGCTGGCAGTCGTCAAGACCTGGCCTGGGGGAGCGTTCCGGCAGAATTCCTTCGCAGCGCTCACTGACGAAGAAGGAACTTTTCAGATCGACAGTGTCTATCCCCCCGGGGAAAAATACGCCGTCCAAATCGCGGCGATCGCCGAGGATTATCTGTTTCAGTCACAATATATTTCTCTGCGGCAAGGTTCTCTCGAACCTTTCCGCTTTGAACTGCAGCAGTCCACTCCTCTTCGTCTGCGGTTTGAAACAGAAGCGGGTGCCCCGCTGGAGGGAGTCAGCGCGTTTCCTTTCGAACGCACTGAGAAAAATGGCCCGGAACATTGTATTTATTTCTGCAGCGCCAAACCCATTATCCGCACATCGGATGGGGAGGGCATGGTCTCCCTGTCTCACTTCCAGCCGGAAGAACAGGCGTCCGTTTATGTTCGCTTTCCGGGACAGGAATGGGAGACCCGTCAACTGGTGATTCCCCGGGGTTCGGAACCTCTGATCATCACGCCGACTGATTCAAATCAGGCAGAAGGCGGATAA